GTGCGCCTGGCACGACGCCACTACTACGACCGGCTCACCTTCCACCGGGTCATTCCAGCCGCGATTGTGCAAGGCGGATGCCCGCGAGGCGACGGGACCGGCGGCGAGAGCGCCTTCGCTGACGGGGCGCCGTTCAGCGACGAAGGGCTGACActttttcctttcttttccCACACGGCCAACCCGCTGTGCTGCTGGCTGTGCATGGCGAACGCGGGGCCCAACACGAACGGGTCGCAGTTCTTCTTTACCGTGcccggcggcgaggcgatGCCGTGGCTGGACGGGCACCACACCGTCTTCGGGTACGCCGTCGAGGGGCTTGACGTGGTGCGCGCCATGAGCATAGCAGCGCGCGACGATGAGGACAAGCCGCTCTCGCCCATCATAATAGAGCGGGTGGATGTGCTGTCTGCCTAGAAACCGCTGTCGCACGACGAGAAGAGTTGCGCTCAACTAAAAGCgcgttgtgtgcgtgtgcgtgtgtgatcACGTCAGTATTGCCTGAGTCGATATGCGATGCTGCTggccgcgcgtgtgtccgacgacgccgtgtgcgcgtctcgGCTGTCGCACACAGGCGAATGACTGTAACACATGCGGGGGCACCTCTCACGCAAAAAGAAGTCAACCCACGAAGAGGGCAGCGGCCACCGACACAATCAGACGTTGCGGTGCCGTCCTCACGCAGCCTCCGCTTCCACCTCATGAATGCGCgagagcggcgctgctcgtcTTGCCTCTGTTGCTGTTGCGTCGCTTCATGCTGTGATGTTCTCCCCGCTGTACCGGATCTCCGTCTCACCcacaccctcccctctgtgTGCTTGCATTGACCCCGCGTTGCAGAAGTTATACACAAACATACAGCCCCTTATTCTCTTGCTGCTTCCCACCCTTGCTCTGCCTTTAAACGCCCCAGCTGAGAGCCTCAGTACACGAATCCTCAACCACGCGCTAGCGCATACACcccaacacacgcgcagagaagagagcgcgCCACCATGTCGATGAAGCGGCAGTTGCTGAAGATCATCATCCTGGGTGACAGCGGTGTCGGCAAGACGTCGCTCATGCATCAGTACGTGAACCGCATATTTGACAACCGCTACAAGGCAACTATCGGCGCTGACTTCCTTTCGAAGGACGTGGAGGTGAACGGGTGCGTGGTGACGCTGCAGATCTGGGACACGGCCGGGCAGGAGCGGTTCCAGTCGCTCGGCTCCGCCTTCTACCGTGGTGCAGACGCTTGCATCCTTGTCTTTGATGTGACGCAGCAGGAGTCTTTTGCGCACGTTGGCTCGTGGCTGGAGGAGTTCAGCATCCAGGCGGGCCGCCGTGACAGCGTGTTGGTGGGCAACAAGACGGACCTGGAGGATCGGCGCCAGGTGGCCAGTAAGACAGTGCAAGCGTGGTGCGCGAAGCAGAACGCGGAGGCCGCTAATGCGATCAACGGCGCATGTGCCGGAGCGGGTGATAGTGCGGCGCCAGAGATGAAGTACTTTGAGACGTCCGCAAAGGATAacgccggcgtcgaggaAGCCTTCATTGCTGTGGTACAGCTGGCGCTGGCCAGGAAGGCAACGGTTGAGGAGGCGACACCGATGCCGCAGACGGTGAACCTGAGTCAAGCCCAGCACGAGCAGAcacccacctcctccgcctgcagctgctaAGACTCACGAGCAGACAAAGAGCGGAGGAGGTCATGGCGCACGGACACCCCTGCTGCACGTGTAGGACAGCTGAGCGTGCGTGAAAGGTcgtcccttcccctctcctgCAGTCCCTTTCCACGTTTCTGtccgcctgcgcagcagcgtttCAGATGGTCGTGGACGGCGTGGATGCCGGACCTGTCCTTTCCAGCACCGCGTGGGTGCGGTCACTTTTTTCGTGGTTaggggagggaaagggaggggaggaggcgctgttTCCGTCTGGCTCGCCGCCCTCCCTACATCCCTCCCTCggtatctctctctccttgctATATATGTTTGTtgccctccccaccccaccccaccccaaaaaaaaaacacgaccaccaccaccaccttcctttcctttctcctTTGAGCCGCCGTGCCCGTTTCCTTCCTGAGTTCGaccctcccaccccctcccctcctgcACGGCTGTTTGCAtcgccagcaccaccaacaGCTCGAACTGTGCCGCTCCGCTCGTAAAAGGCGACGTGAGCGAAACGACGTTGGACAAGAggcagaagaagaggcggGGGGGATGAGGGTTgaggggaggtggggggCCGAGACACGAATCAAAAGACGGAGCGATGAGTGAGCGAGTGACATGAACGTGTTTTTGCTTTCTTCGTGGCTTCGCCTTGCGGAAAGGTCACTGCTATTGTTGATGCGTTTTCCTCGTGGTTGTTGAGTGTTGGGTGTGAGCCTGGTTGGCGAGGCTAGGCGCCAGTGCACCTCGGCGTCTGTTGTTGCGTGCATTTCTGTATGGATGGAGTGGGGAGCTAGTGCTGGTGTCCGTCGTTGCGGCAATGTCGATGCCGAGAGTGCGCTATCTACAGTGGTCGCGGGACAGATGCaacaaggaagaggagaggggtcGGGCGCAAACACATTCATCGAcaggtgtgtgtctgtgtgtgtgtgtgtgtgtgtgtgtctgtacgTACGGCCGTGACGATTGCCTTGATGCGTGCTCTTCTTCCCGATCCCGTACCACTTTACCGTGTCCTTTACTGCCACGCCACCCCCACATGCTGCGACACGCACGGACCCACTGCGCTCGTTGTTCCGCCTCCAGTGAATTGCTTGCTTTGTAATTATTTATGCTTGACATGCTGCGACTTACATGTattctcccctctcttttcaTTCCTCCTTCCTTCGAGTATGCGCTGATTGGCATgggtgtgtacgtgtgcgtgtgtgtgcggtgaaTTGTGTCCCCTCGCGTCCTCGTTGATCGCCGCCCcgcccgctcctcctcctccgcatccatttttttctcttttttaAAAGGCCCCCGAATGCAACCCTCAGccttgccctcccccccccctcaaaCCGCCAACCCCCCTCGGATCACTATACCCGCACCCCTCGCACTCATGTATCGACATCGTGTCTTTCTGCCGCCATCGGTGAGCGAAGCAGCCCATGAGAAAAAGAACGCCGTGCACCCCTTCTCTCACTTCCATCCACACCCACATACTCGCACCTCTCTAAGAAAACGGCCTCTGTCCCTCGCATGTCGGTGTGTCGCTTGGGAGCTGAGTGGGTAGGTGCTGATGCCCGCATCGCGCTCTCGCGTCGTCCACCAAACGCTTCCTCTCACTTCCTCACTTGCTGGCGTTCTCcgcttctctttcctctcgagcacgcgcgcgcgcacagaaTAAGCAACAAAGGTGAGAAGCGCGCCCGTGCACGCGTCGAGGAAGCGGAAAGGACAGGGCGCCGGCGTTCACGTCACTGCGGAGGTCGGAGGCAGCGCGAacaagacgccgacggctgCCGCCTTCGCTTCCCCTTGGCTAGCGCTGCAGTTGCTGTGTCGTGAGGGAGGTGGCAGGAGGTGCCGTGTGCTCCCCTCCACatacacaacacacacacgcacacatacacgtagCTTCCTCCGCCCACTGTGCTGTGGTtgttgtggctgctgctgtggggcGGAGGAGTACGCGTAGAAAGTACATGAATCGTAGCGGTTCTGgcctgcctcccccctccccccccacccacacacacacttacaccGCCGTATTACACTCTTGCACCCAAACGCAAAGTCCCACTCGGTTGCGCACTCCTCCTGCTTTACTCTCTCACCtgaagcgcacacacaaaaataTCGCAACAGCTGGACTCGTggtcttctctctctctctccctcccatCCTTTAATTTTGTCACCACGTGCTCGCGCGCTGTGCGCCTCACTCCCCCTTCCCTAATACGCCCACGCACGGAGagtgtcgtcgtcgttgtcgttgccGCCTCTTTTGGAAGCGCCTCTGtccgtgcctgtgtgtctgtgtgtgtgtgtgtgtgtgtgtgtgtgtgtgttgctctCGACTCGGCGTCTTCGGTCTTTCTCTTTGCATAATGTTTCAATATGAGGACCTCATGTGGCTCATCAGCTTCCCGCTGGTGTGTGCCATCATGCTGTGGTTCTCTCTCGATCTAGCCGTGTTGGTGCGAGTCGGCGGTGGCCGGCGAAGACGTGCCAACGCGCGTCGCGCGATCGAAAGGCTTATCATGAGCAGCCCGGTCTTGACGACTGCGTCGGTGGtgccgtcaccgtcgcccgTCTCTACCCCCGACACCGATCGCCCCTCTCGGCGgcgtagcagcagcgcctcaccAGAGCACGCATGCATGGGCGGACTcggtagcagcagcggcaacgaggAGGGGCATGGGGTGAAGCACcgcgcggcatcggcaggcgctgccggcaccccAACAGCAGGAACAATCCCATGCCACCAACAGCGTGTGCGGCAGGTGGTTGTCCCCGCAGCGCTCCGCATTGCTACACGGGCTGTGGTGCGCCGTGCCGTTGTtctcgtcggcggcgactTTGCGCGATCACCGCGGATGCAGTACCACGCGGCGAGCCTGGCGCGCAGCAGTCTCTTcgacgaggtgctgctggtcgGGCTTGATTACGGAAATCAGCTTAGCGAGGACCTTCTCATGAGTGGGGAGCCGAAACCGGAGCGCTTCGTCAGCTGGGATGACCCGGCAACGCCGAAAGGGATGGAGCACGCGGTGTTCGACGTGCAAGCTCGACTCGACTCGCCAGATCCTGGACCAGGGCGTGGCTGCATTGTATCAACGCAGTACTTGATAgcacctccgtcgccgcctgaGTGGTTGCAGACGGTGTTCCCCTTGATCCACTTGCACTGGGTTGTCTGCACACTCTACCGCATCGTGACGCTTACCggtctctttttctttcaaACCATGTGCGCCACGGCCACCCGCATCAACGAGCATGGACAGCTCCTAGTCACGGACCTCATCCTCATccagacgccgccggcggtccccttcgtcctcctcgtgAAGTATCTCGTGTGCCCCTTGGCGTTCGTGTACAACATGCTTCTCTACTAcggcgtggtggtgccggCCGCTTGGATGAACCCCGGTGCGATGCGGGACGTACGGCAGCAATGTAAGTTGCAGTCGCTACACTTCACCAGCGCCACGGAGTGCTCAGCCGACGGTCGCCAACGCGCCTTGGCGATCTTGCACGGTCTCGCGCATGCCTCGCTCTCGGGGAAGCGCAGGTGGGTTTTCTACCCCGCCATCGTCGTGGACTGGCACAACTTTGGCTACACAATCCTGGCACAGAACCAGCGGCCCACCGCGGCGGTAAAGGTGTACCAACTGCTTGAGATGCACATGTGCGCCGGCCATGTCAATGTAACAGTGAGTCAGGCAATGCGCCGCGCTCTGGAGCATGCCTACCCGTGGCTAAGGTGTGAGTCTGCCATCACGGCGGCTGCAGGTGTGCAGCCCCACTGTAGCGCTTCGGCAGCTGCCTCTGCGAGCTTGCAGGCCGAGGGTGCACCGTCAGTAGCAGCAGTGTTGCCGAGCGCAGTGACAGTGCTGTACGACGTGGCACCCTCCTTTTTCCGTCctgtgcagcgcagccggTGTGTGCGGGATGTCTTggagcgcctgctgcggcggcggcaccgcgccgtcggcccgtctccccctctcgcGTCCGCTTCTCCTCTCGCGAAAGGCACCGGCAACGGTG
This DNA window, taken from Leishmania major strain Friedlin complete genome, chromosome 18, encodes the following:
- the RAB7 gene encoding putative rab7 GTP binding protein; its protein translation is MSMKRQLLKIIILGDSGVGKTSLMHQYVNRIFDNRYKATIGADFLSKDVEVNGCVVTLQIWDTAGQERFQSLGSAFYRGADACILVFDVTQQESFAHVGSWLEEFSIQAGRRDSVLVGNKTDLEDRRQVASKTVQAWCAKQNAEAANAINGACAGAGDSAAPEMKYFETSAKDNAGVEEAFIAVVQLALARKATVEEATPMPQTVNLSQAQHEQTPTSSACSC
- a CDS encoding putative dolichyl-P-Man:GDP-ManGlcNAc2-PP-dolichyl beta-1,4-mannosyltransferase, which codes for MFQYEDLMWLISFPLVCAIMLWFSLDLAVLVRVGGGRRRRANARRAIERLIMSSPVLTTASVVPSPSPVSTPDTDRPSRRRSSSASPEHACMGGLGSSSGNEEGHGVKHRAASAGAAGTPTAGTIPCHQQRVRQVVVPAALRIATRAVVRRAVVLVGGDFARSPRMQYHAASLARSSLFDEVLLVGLDYGNQLSEDLLMSGEPKPERFVSWDDPATPKGMEHAVFDVQARLDSPDPGPGRGCIVSTQYLIAPPSPPEWLQTVFPLIHLHWVVCTLYRIVTLTGLFFFQTMCATATRINEHGQLLVTDLILIQTPPAVPFVLLVKYLVCPLAFVYNMLLYYGVVVPAAWMNPGAMRDVRQQCKLQSLHFTSATECSADGRQRALAILHGLAHASLSGKRRWVFYPAIVVDWHNFGYTILAQNQRPTAAVKVYQLLEMHMCAGHVNVTVSQAMRRALEHAYPWLRCESAITAAAGVQPHCSASAAASASLQAEGAPSVAAVLPSAVTVLYDVAPSFFRPVQRSRCVRDVLERLLRRRHRAVGPSPPLASASPLAKGTGNGAAYALVSKADLEEMGWGIAGPPAWVYADAAAESVAVSALPTPAAAPATMAAVLRRGIMVVGSTSWTEDDDYSMLIQALQRLDHRLRHEVSYRSSNGEGSLSASSGPADLWVLITGKGDTRQRFEDAVRVAKLSSHVVVSTYYAQSYQEYSLLLGAADVGLCLHFSSSGLDLPMKGVDMVGSGLPIMAMQYPAIGELIGGVTRVLATQAMRLRNGAADAQGTPRVSSGYAKAVQPTLHECERGWSFSNDADLEFLLSSFIGLPSTSESVGDGASSLSRSPPTPLSVMKQRAYEARRHAHTWEQNWRRVLLPVLKQVV